The following proteins are co-located in the Chaetodon auriga isolate fChaAug3 chromosome 23, fChaAug3.hap1, whole genome shotgun sequence genome:
- the dock9b gene encoding dedicator of cytokinesis protein 9 isoform X12, producing the protein MASAPPEARKFTRGLNKPGTAAELRQSVSEAVRTSVLMVKPKIIEPLDYENVILQRKTQIISDVLRDMLQFPTDDFQISTLRRQGRTLFSTVPDTAEKEAHSLFVQECIKTYKSDWHVVNYKYEEYSGDFRQLPNKVLRPEKLAAHLFEVDEDVEKDEDTASLGSQKGGVSKHGWLYKGNMNSAISVTMRSFKRRYFHLAQLGDGSYNLNFYKDENTSKEPKGTIFLDSCMGVVQNSKVRRFAFELKMQDKSTFLLAADSEAEMEEWIGTLNKILHSSFEQAMQEKRNGELHDDEEHGKTDLSSGSFQDGFQTARDIESKMRSEARLKLFTLDPDTQKLDFSGIEPDVRQFEEKFGKRVLVSCHDLSFNLQGCVAENEEGPTTNVEPFYVVLSLFDVQNSRKISADFHVDLNHPLVRQLTSGSSSGQDLHINGSGDGPLAGHRQASGLPAGALQYPRQGVFSVTCPHPEIFLVARIEKVLQGGITHCTEPYMKSSDSAKMAQKVLKNAKTACSRLGQYRMPFAWAARPVFKDASGALDKSARFSALYRQDSSKLSDEDMFKLLTDFRKPEKMAKLPVLLGNLDVTIDSVAPDVTNCVTSSYIPVRNFEGNGPGSALLEVEEFVPCIAKCSQPCTIYKNHLYVYPKHLKYDGQKSFAKARNIAVCIEFKDSDEDEAPPLKCIYGRPGGPLFTKQAHAAVLHHQQNPEFYDEIKIELPTQLHEKHHLLFTFYHVSCDSNSKKKDLVETPVGSAWLPLLKDGRVIMNEQQLPVAANLPAGYLGSQDGINKHSGSEIKWVDGGKPLFKVSTHLVSTVYTQDQHLHNFFHHCQSMEMSEQASEGELVKYLKSLHAMEGHVMVNFLPTILNQLFCVLTRATHEDVAVNVTRVMVHIVAQCHEEGLEHYLRSYVKFVFKPEPYSSTNVKTVHEELAKSMTAILKPSTDFLTSNKLLKHSWYFFEALVKSMAHYLIECGKVKLSRNQRFSASFYHAVETLVNMLMPHITQKYKDNLDAARNANHSLAVFIKRCFTFMDRGFVFKQINNYMNCFVPGDPKTLYEFKFEFLRVVCNHEHYVPLNLPMPFGKGRIQRFQDLQLDYSLTDDFCRNHFLVGLLMREVGGALQEFREIRQIAIQVLKGLMIKHTFDDRYAAKSQQARLATLYLPLFGLLQENVYRLDMKESALLSNHNNTREDSLVPNSMVTPQKPGSCIENALHKDVFGVISGTASPHNSTPNVSSVHHADSRGSLVSTDSGNSLLDKSSDKTNSLEKNQCASALGSTVLRCDKLDRDEIKNLLMCFLHILKSMSEEALFAYWNKAAPSDLMDFFTLIEVCLHQFRYMGKRFIVRAGILHARLQQLGTLENAHTFNNMYSHTEADVSSQCLLEANVSTEVCLTVLDTLSIFIMGFKTQLNSDLGHNPLMKKVFQVHLCFLQIPQSEAALKQVFTSLRTFIYKFPCTFFDGRADMCASLCYEILKCCNSKLSSIRSDAAHLLYFLMKSNFDYTGRKSFVRTHLQVVIAVSQLIADVIGIGGTRFQQSLSIINNCANSDKNIKHTAFPSDVKDLTKRIRTVLMATEQMKEHENDPEMLVDLQYSLAKSYTSTPELRKTWLDSMARIHNKNGDLSEAAMCYVHVAALVAEYLWRKGMFRQGCSAFRVITPNIDEEAAMMEDVGMQDVHFNEEVLMELLEECADGLWKAERYELIADVYRLIIPIYEQRRDFEKLTHLYDTLHRAYTKVMEVMHSGKRLLGTYFRVAFFGQGFFEDEDGKEYIYKEPKFTPLSEISQRLLKLYSDKFGQENVKIIQDSGRVNPKDLDSKYAYIQVTHVTPYLDDKELEDRKTDFEKSHNIQRFVFETPFTVSGKKQGGVEEQCKRRTVLTTTHCFPYVKKRIAVMYQHQTDLSPIEVAIDEMSAKVAELRLLCSASEVDMIRLQLKLQGSISVQVNAGPLAYARAFLDDGSAKKYPDNKVKQLKEVFRQFVDACGQALGVNERLIKEDQQEYHDEMKANYRDLTRELSNIMHEQINPVEDGTRSALSDSMGIFNAISGTPTSANPHGSTTIL; encoded by the exons TAAGGTGCTGAGACCTGAGAAACTGGCAGCTCACCTTTTTGAGGTGGATGAAGATGTGGAAAAAGATGAG gacacAGCCTCCCTCGGCTCTCAGAAAGGAGGAGTATCTAAACATGGCTGGCTGTACAAAGGCAACATGAACAGTGCAATCAGTGTTACCATGCGG TCCTTCAAGCGGAGGTACTTCCATCTGGCCCAGCTGGGAGATGGATCCTACAACCTCAACTTCTACAAGGATGAGAACACCTCCAAGGAACCCAAAGGAACCATCTTCCTGGACTCATGCATGGGGGTTGTTCAG AACAGCAAAGTGCGTCGGTTCGCCTTTGAGCTGAAGATGCAGGATAAGAGCACCTTCCTGTTGGCTGCAGACAGCGAAGCGGAGATGGAGGAGTGGATTGGCACCCTCAACAAGAttctccacagcagctttgaGCAGGCCATGCAGGAGAAGAGGAACGGAGAGCTGCATGACG ATGAGGAGCACGGAAAAACAGACCTCTCCTCCGGAAGTTTTCAAGACGGCTTTCAG ACTGCCAGAGATATCGAGTCCAAAATGAGGAGCGAGGCTCGCCTGAAACTGTTCACCTTGGACCCTGACACACAG AAACTGGATTTCTCTGGCATTGAACCAGACGTGCGGCAGTTTGAAGAGAAGTTTGGAAAGAGAGTCCTGGTCAGCTGCCATGACCTGTCCTTCAACCTGCAGGGCTGCGTTGCAGAGAATGAAGAGGGACCAACAACTAAT GTGGAGCCTTTCTACGTGGTCCTGTCCCTCTTCGACGTCCAGAACAGCAGAAAGATCTCAGCCGACTTCCACGTGGATCTCAACCACCCTCTGGTCCGACAGCTGACATCGGGCTCTAGCAGCGGACAGGACTTGCACATCAATGGCAGTGGCGATGGTCCCCTGGCTGGCCACAGGCAGGCCAGTGGGCTCCCAGCCGGGGCTCTCCAGTACCCCAGACAGGGGGTGTTCTCGGTCACATGCCCCCATCCAGAGATCTTCCTGGTGGCGAGGATTGAGAAGGTCCTGCAGGGAGGGATCACCCACTGCACCGAACCCTACATGAAGAGCTCAGACTCTGCTAAG ATGGCTCAAAAGGTGCTGAAGAATGCTAAGACAGCCTGCAGCAGACTGGGACAGTACAGGATGCCATTCGCCTGGGCTGCAAG gcctGTGTTCAAAGACGCGTCAGGGGCTTTGGACAAAAGCGCTCGCTTCTCAGCTCTTTACAGACAGGACAGCAGCAAGCTGTCAGACGAGGACATGTTCAAGCTGCTTACTGACTTCAGAAA ACCAGAGAAAATGGCCAAACTCCCCGTGCTCTTAGGGAACTTAGATGTGACGATTGACAGTGTGGCCCCGGATGTAACCA ATTGTGTCACTTCCTCGTACATCCCTGTGAGGAACTTTGAAGGCAACGGGCCTGGCAGCGCTCtcctggaggtggaggagttcGTACCCTGCATCGCTAAGTGCTCCCAGCCATGCACCATCTATAAAAACCACCTCTATGTGTACCCAAAGCATCTCAAATATGATGGACAGAAGTCCTTTGCTAAG GCGAGGAATATTGCTGTTTGCATTGAATTCAAGGATTCGGACGAGGATGAAGCCCCGCCGCTGAAG TGCATCTATGGTCGCCCGGGAGGTCCTCTGTTCACGAAGCAGGCACATGCAGCAGTCCTGCACCACCAGCAGAACCCTGAGTTCTATGATGAG ATAAAGATAGAGCTGCCGACTCAGCTGCATGAGAAGCATCACCTTCTCTTCACCTTCTATCATGTTAGCTGTGACAGCAACAGCAAGAAGAAAGACCTGGTGGAGACTCCAG TGGGTTCAGCCTGGCTGCCTCTGCTGAAGGATGGTAGAGTCATCATGAATGAACAGCAGCTGCCTGTGGCCGCCAATCTGCCCGCCGGGTACCTCGGCTCCCAGGATGGTATCAACAAG CACTCCGGCTCGGAGATCAAATGGGTGGACGGAGGAAAACCGCTGTTCAAAGTCTCAACTCATCTCGTCTCCACAGTTTACACTCAG GATCAGCACTTGCAcaacttcttccaccactgtcaaAGCATGGAGATGTCAGAACAAGCTTCAGAGGGGGAGCTGGTGAAATACCTGAAG AGTCTCCACGCCATGGAGGGTCATGTGATGGTCAACTTTCTGCCCACCATCCTCAACCAGCTGTTCTGCGTCCTAACCAGAGCCACACACGAGGACGTGGCTGTCAACGTGACCAG GGTGATGGTTCACATTGTAGCGCAGTGCCACGAAGAAGGCCTCGAGCATTACCTGAGATCTTATGTCAAG TTTGTGTTTAAGCCAGAGCCTTATTCCTCCACCAATGTGAAGACAGTTCATGAGGAGCTGGCTAAGTCCATGACGGCCATTCTCAAACCATCCACAGACTTCCTGACTAGCAACAAGCTCCTGAAG CACTCGTGGTACTTCTTTGAAGCCCTGGTGAAATCAATGGCTCATTATCTCATAGAGTGCGGGAAGGTCAAG CTCTCCAGGAACCAGCGTTTCTCTGCGTCGTTCTACCACGCCGTGGAGACTCTGGTCAATATGCTGATGCCTCACATCACCCAGAAATACAAGGACAACCTGGATGCGGCTCGCAACGCCAACCACAGCCTGGCAGTTTTCATCAAG CGCTGCTTCACCTTCATGGACAGAGGCTTTGTGTTCAAGCAGATCAACAACTACATGAACTGCTTTGTGCCCGGAGACCCCAAG ACTTTGTATGAGTTCAAGTTCGAGTTCCTGCGGGTGGTTTGCAACCATGAGCACTATGTCCCTCTTAACCTGCCCATGCCCTTTGGAAAAGGCAGAATTCAAAGGTTCCAAG ATCTTCAGCTGGACTATTCTCTGACTGACGACTTCTGTCGAAACCACTTCCTGGTGGGGCTGCTGATGAGGGAGGTGGGTGGGGCTCTGCAGGAGTTCCGAGAGATCCGTCAGATCGCCATCCAGGTGCTCAAGGGCCTGATGATCAAACACACGTTTGACGACCGCTATGCGGCCAAA AGCCAGCAGGCCAGGCTCGCCACCCTCTACCTCCCTCTGTTTGGTCTGCTCCAGGAGAACGTCTACAGGCTTGACATGAAGGAATCGGCCCTCCTCAGCAACCACAAT AATACCAGGGAGGACTCTCTGGTGCCCAACTCCATGGTGACTCCACAGAAACCTGGGAGCTGCATAGAAAACGCCCTCCACAAAGACGTGTTCGGGGTCATCTCTGGAACAG CCTCCCCTCACAACTCCACGCCCAACGTCAGCTCCGTTCACCACGCCGACTCCAGAGGCTCGCTGGTCTCCACCGACTCTGGAAACAGCCTGCTGGACAAGAGCAGCGACAAGACCAACTCCCTGGAGAAG AACCAGTGTGCGTCGGCTCTGGGCAGCACTGTGCTGCGCTGTGACAAATTGGACCGGGACGAGATCAAAAACCTGCTCATGTGCTTTCTGCACATCCTCAAGAGCATGTCAGAGG AGGCCCTTTTTGCATACTGGAACAAAGCAGCTCCCTCAGATCTAATGGACTTCTTCACATTAATAGA agTCTGCCTCCACCAGTTCAGATACATGGGCAAGAGATTCATCGTCAG GGCGGGGATCCTGCACGCCCGCCTTCAGCAGCTGGGAACTCTGGAGAACGCTCACACCTTCAACAACA TGTACTCTCATACGGAGGCAGACGTGAGCAGCCAGTGCCTGCTGGAGGCCAACGTGTCCACGgaggtctgtctgactgtgctGGACACACTCAGCATCTTCATCATGGGATTCAAG ACTCAGCTGAATTCAGATCTTGGTCACAACCCCCTGATGAAGAAAGTGTTCCAGGTCCATCTGTGCTTCCTGCAGATCCCTCAGTCTGAGGCCGCCCTCAAACAGGTCTTCACCTCCCTCAGGACCTTCATCTACAAG TTCCCCTGCACCTTCTTTGATGGCCGGGCCGACATGTGTGCCTCTCTGTGCTATGAAATCCTCAAGTGCTGTAACTCCAAGCTGAGCTCAATCCGCAGCGACGCCGCCCATCTTCTCTACTTCCTCATGAAAAGCAACTTTGACTACACCGGACGCAAGTCTTTCGTACGAACTCACCTGCAG GTGGTCAtcgctgtcagtcagctgattgCTGATGTCATCGGCATCGGAGGTACCCGTTTCCAGCAGTCGCTCTCCATCATTAACAACTGTGCCAACAGTGACAAGAACATCAAG cacacagcattTCCGTCAGACGTGAAGGACCTGACCAAGCGCATCAGAACCGTGCTGATGGCCACAGAGCAGATGAAGGAGCACGAGAACGACCCGGAGATGCTGGTGGACCTCCAGTACAGCTTGGCCAAGTCCTACACCAGCACACCTGAGCTCCGCAAGACCTGGCTGGACAGCATGGCTCGCATCCACAACAAGAACGGGGATCTCTCAGAG GCCGCCATGTGTTATGTGCACGTTGCTGCCCTGGTAGCTGAGTACCTGTGGAGGAAAG GTATGTTCAGGCAGGGCTGCTCGGCTTTCCGCGTCATCACTCCAAACATCGACGAGGAGGCGGCCATGATGGAGGACGTGGGCATGCAGGATGTTCACTTTAATGAG gaggtgctgatggagctgctggaggagtgTGCTGATGGTCTCTGGAAGGCGGAGCGCTATGAGCTCATCGCTGATGTCTACAGGCTCATCATTCCCATCTATGAACAGCGCAGAGACTTTGAG aaacTGACTCACCTGTACGACACCCTCCACCGTGCCTACACCAAAGTGATGGAGGTGATGCATAGTGGAAAAAGGTTGCTGGGAACTTACTTCAGAGTGGCCTTCTTTGGACAG GGCTTCTTTGAAGATGAAGACGGAAAGGAATACATCTACAAGGAGCCAAAGTTCACTCCGCTGTCAGAGATTTCCCAGAGACTCCTGAAGCTCTACTCCGACAAGTTTGGTCAGGAGAACGTCAAGATCATTCAGGACTCTGGCAGG GTGAACCCCAAGGACCTCGACTCCAAGTACGCCTACATCCAGGTGACCCACGTCACACCCTACCTAGATgacaaggagctggaggacaggaagacCGACTTTGAGAAGAGCCACAACATCCAGCGCTTTGTGTTCGAGACGCCGTTCACCGTGTCGGGCAAGAagcagggaggggtggaggagcagTGCAAACGGAGGACTGTTCTCACCA CCACCCACTGTTTCCCTTATGTGAAGAAGCGGATAGCAGTCATGTACCAACACCAGACCGACCTGAGCCCCATCGAGGTGGCCATAGACGAGATGAGCGCCAAGGTGGCCGAGCTGCGACTCCTGTGCTCGGCCTCTGAGGTGGACATGATCCGCCTGCAGCTCAAACTGCAAGGCAGCATCAGCGTTCAG GTCAATGCCGGTCCTCTCGCGTACGCCAGAGCCTTCCTCGACGACGGCAGTGCCAAGAAATATCCTGACAACAAGGTCAAACAGCTCAAAGAGGTGTTCAG GCAGTTTGTGGACGCCTGCGGTCAGGCGCTGGGAGTGAACGAGCGGCTGATCAAAGAGGACCAGCAGGAGTATCACGATGAGATGAAGGCCAACTACAGGGACCTGACCAGGGAGCTGTCAAACATCATGCATGAACAG ATAAACCCAGTGGAGGACGGCACGAGGAGCGCTCTGTCTGACTCTATGGGCATCTTCAACGCCATCAGCGGCACACCAACCAGTGCCAACCCACATGGCTCCACCACCATACTCTGA